From Hypanus sabinus isolate sHypSab1 chromosome 9, sHypSab1.hap1, whole genome shotgun sequence:
tgatgaactgataagtgaggctttgggcctactctggagttcagatctaaggactcaattttggttcaGAATACCGTTGTTCACTTCAACTGTTTGCATGATCTTTCTCATGATCTTtacttttctttctcttgcatATCAAGAGttgatcttttattttttttaattggattctttcgggtttcttgctttatggctatctgtgagcaagcaaatctcaataTTGTATAGTTTAtactttctttgataataaatgaatctggaATATTgtttgtctcttgttagttttcacattataaatctcaagCTACTCAGCCCTGTGTCACTCTCAACATTATTAGATTTTTCCTCAGCTGAATGCAGATTAGTGCCCCTTTTGAAACTGCTCCTTGACATTATTTTTatccttttctcttccctgtgcagttcatttatttttgtctgcctgacatgcatgtatgtcctactttgttgcattttctgaaagTTTTGCCTTCAAACCTGTATTGACTGGTCCCACAACaggaacacaatttgtttggccggGCCGATTTCTGTTCACactttgcaattttgttcaggctcactttcattcctgactgcaactcaattgcatctctggctgctgtttctgtTGATACAGGAAACCCAACTAGTTTTTTTAAgtatgagttgtgcttcagttaggagccattaaTTAAACATTCTCTCAGAGCATCAttaaacccatcactgaactgacaatgctcagacaatctcttcaattcagccacgtttgctgaaatggactcccctttgtttcaattctgcttatgaaacctaaaacattctgcaatcaacaacagTTTTtgttctaaatattcctgcattactttcacgatatcagcaaagctcatctcggctggtttggttggatcagtcaaacttctaagcaattgtatgcctttaaacccaatgcactcagcataGTGAGGTACGCACATATGATGTGCTGTAATGACATACACTGTTCACTTACTTCTACATATAACACGTaataaagtcatagaaaagtatagcacagaaataggcccttcagcccatccaatcCATGCCAAACCCTTTTTAATtgcctactcccaatgacctgcatcaggactatagttctccatacccctaccatccatgtacctatcttaacTTTGCTTAACTGTggcaccactttcaacaaattatgggcctgtattcccagatccccttgttctaccacactcctcggtgccctaccattcactatgtaagacctatcctggttggtaatgaattatgtagacaacaaagaatgcttaatcaagcaatacatgtacaatattactcaaataatactgaaatattaaatgcacaacagatTGGTTTCCCTTCACAGTCTAGCTTGTCCATCATGTCCATTTTCCAGGTACAGCTGAGACATCTGCAGTGAAGTCGTGTCAAGATAAGAACTTCAACCTACAGCTGTCAAATTCGGAGACAAGCATACCATCAATAAGCTACATTTAAAGTTATAAATacgaagttctgcagatgctggcaattctGAGCAACAGACAAAatataccggaggaactcagcaagtcaggaattAACAGTTGACATCCTAAGCTGATTCCCTTCATCGGGAATGGacgggaagggggcagaagccggaACAGGGCGGGGAAACTGAAGGAGTAGAAGTTGGCAGGTGAAACCAAGTGaggaggaaggtaggtgggtgagtgaggaggggggaggtggaagaggtaaaaggctgaagcaGGAGGATTCTCATCATTGAGGACAGTAGTCAATAGAAGGAGGAGAACCAGAGCGTGATAATTTGCAGGTGACGAGTTTAAAGTCAAACACATTTAAGGATTGATAACATGATTACATCAATCAATGAATGAAGACATTGCCATATCCTGATGGTAAAGCTCCATATTTTATGAATACATGATTTGTGGTGTAAATAAACACATTACCTGGTCATTGCTCATTAGTAGTTCTTATTtccagaaatacaattgtattatGAGGAAAATGCACAAAAATTGAGCTCTTGACCCTCTCATTGTTAACTGGAGGTGTAACGCAAATAAGTGGTGTCCCGTGACCAGGGTGTCAGACAAGGCTGGGGGTAAAAGATGGCGACTATCACGGCGGCATCAGTAAGCGCGAGCATGCTGGTATACTGGAGGACCTTGCTGCCAGCTGGCGGGAGCGTACACATGCGCAGATGCAGCGTCAGCGAGGCTGGCTGAGCGCGGGGTAAGTTCGCTACTGCCGGGGTTGAGTGAGCAGGGAGAGCCGGCTGGCGTGACTGGAGGATGAGCGGAGCCAAGTCCAGGGAACACCTTGTGGCCAACGGCGGCTTAAAAGTATCCGTCTGGAGTAAAGTGCTGAACAGTAACGCGGCCTGGGAGGACAAGGTGAGGCgggtgggtgagtgtgtgcgGGGCCCAGTGGCGAGGCCCGAGGCGTCTTCCGAGAGGTTGACCCTTTCTAAAGTTGGGTTGTTTTATGAAAAGCCCTCATTCTGTTCCCATAGCTCCCGCCCTCAACCCAGAGCATCAGTCCTACCTTACAGGGCTGTGTCTCTCACCCATGGCCTCCCTCCGGACCCCAAACTGCACATCCATCTTCACGCCCACCCCAGGCACACTTTGCCTGCAACTTGCAGCCCACACACCTGTAAAATTCACCCGTGAGCACGGCACGATAGGATCCTGTTCCCTCCCAGTCGAGCTTGTGGAAAGGCGTCACATTACCCTACTCCACTAACTTGCACATAACCTTTACTCTAGAAACTTCCCTATTCCCTCCATTTCCCCTATTCCTGCCCATTACCTAAACATtcgaagttcaaggtaaattatATTATCAAATACCTATTCCCTGATTCCTGCCCGTTACCTaaacgttcaaagtaaatcttaTAAAAATACCTATTTCACTCGAAattcattttctagtgggcaCACTCAATAGGTCTTTTGAATAGTAACCGTAaccgaatcaatgaaagactgcccaactaggtcgatcaaccagagtgcagtagAGAACAAGCTATGTAAATTTAGAAAAGAAATagtaacaaataaacaataataattgaaaacatgagatgaagagaccttgaaagtgaggctaaaggttgtgggaacagttcagtgacggggcaagtgaagtccTGATTATCAAGGGGTtagtaattattcctgaacctggtggtgtgagtcctgaggctgatggcaacactgagaagagagcatgagctgggtggttgggctccctgatgatggatgctgctttcctgtgacagtaatGTTGAGTGTGTTgactcaggctcctgtacctcctccctgacagttgTCATGGAAAGAGGGCATGTTGGAAGTATTAGTTGGGTAGAATCTATAAAATGTAGTGTTTTGTGTTCCAGATATTTGTTAATAATCACGTGGACTGATAATTACAGTGCTCTCTGAGATCTGTAAACATTAAGATGGTGTCATTTTCATGACATTGGTTCTCTTAAAAGTAAATGGGCAATGATGAGGTACTATCAGTTTTGAGGATTGAACATTTGCTGTTTCAGGCTgaggagtcttggcctgaaatgtcaactggttATTCTTCTCCTTTGATacagcctgacatgctgagttcctccagcatcttatgtgtgttgctcaggatatCCCAGCATCTCGGGTGTTAATGATGAGGCATTGAAAAGCCTCAAGTTTCAGAGTGGGAGATCAAGAAGAAACATCGTCTGCTATAAGCCAATAGTAAATTTGTATTTAATTCTGTAAAAGTTTATAGGGGCATGAAGGTTGCCTGCTATAAACTAGTATGCACCCCTAACTGTGTTTGGTTATATTGCACAAAGAATGCATAGGAAGCCTCAAAAGGCCCTGGAAAATTAGTGTTGCTCATAGTTTAGAACTAGCATTCAAAGGCACTCAAATAAATCAGTTTGCACTTACTGATACATAAAATTTATAgaatactacaatgcaaaaacagatccttcagcccatctggtccatgccaacctcTTAATCTGCTAGTCGCATCGACTTGCACAAGGCCATAGCCTtgcacacccctcccatccagtttattcttaaatgttgaaattgaacctgcttcCACTACTtctactggcagttcattccacactctcaccaccctctgaatgaagaagtttcctgtCATGTTCCCTTCAAACATCTcccctttcaccattaacccatgaactctagttccagtcttgcccaacctcagtggaaaaagcctacattcatcaaccctatctatcttctggtcagggttgaccacagATGTTGTGtgccagctgtctacatgataagCAAGTCAGTATGCAAACAAGTCAGggcacaatatggagagcaagctgttgcccatgcagcaggctctctcctccctccccccccacccccaatgcaGCTGGTGaaaccaaaggaatggcagagaccgatacagtttggcacctatGGCGTTGCAGAAGTTGCACTCAACATAGCGACTCCAACTCAAGATTTTGCCTGGGGTTCACTCCCGAAAtcttcctcatgagtgggtatagccacgaGGCAGCGGAGGTTCGCGagcagttttccttctcctagatcagtggtccccaaccaccggaccGGTACTGGGCCGCAGAGCATGTGCTACCAGTCGCTATGAAACctccttcgagtatcgctgtattccagtcgtgtttaacacccaccccccccccaaccaaacCCGGTcggccggtctgcaagaatattgtcaatattaaaccagtccgcagTGCAAAAGAAGTTGGTGACCCCTGTCCTAGATGTGAAACATAGCTAAcgagtcccatctgcctgaactctatttatacccctcatcattttatatacctcacATTAATTCATGCAGTTCCCAGTTTGGCCAATGTAATATTTTCTGCAGACCCCACAGTGGAATTTGTATACCATGTTGGTCATGTTAATAGCTTGGTTCTTTTGGTCTGCAAAGTGCTCTCCTCAACATTGCTGTTGTTTTGGGTTGGCCAAACTGGGATTAAACTATCCATAAAGCACCATGACTACCTCTCCCtagtctctacccatgaagatcaAAAGGGGCACAAATTTGACTgcatcagtgaaagtcatggcAGCGTGCAAAAAAATTCCTAGAAGCATGATTTTTCTGCAGAAATTTCTGGAAACAAGCATATAGACCTTGACCACAACACATGAAATTAGCCATACAGTCAGTCAGCGACGACATTTCCTCCCCACGGCACAGTTGAGTGTCAGtcagctgattgaaaagtatataaaggccaagcatctGAGGACACATCACAATCAACAGCGCACTGACGATACCTCCTTGCATGGTGATGAAAAGGTTGCAAGTAAATTACCAAAGTCGGAAAATAACTCAACCATGTCATTTACAAATTGGAAATAATGCCATTTGATGTCAAATAACGTCATGCACACGTTGACTTTGCAGAGAAGCTGTCAGCTATTTTGGCTGTGTTCACATAAACGTGTGTTTTTCTCCTAGTACTCATTGGATACCCTCCTGTAAAGTAACTAGAATTTAGTTCAAACAACCTTAGACAGTACATCTAGACCAGTGTTGAGAAACGTATTACTTTGTCTTAAATGCAATGCTAACATGATAAAATGAAATTTATTTTTCAGGAaatgatgttcaaagtaaatacatTGCCAAGGttcatttatgtcaccatatactactcttgcaggcattcacggtagatacaaagaaacatgatagaattaatgaaaaaataCACACAAGGATGGAtatacaaccaatgtgcaaaagaagacaaactgtgcaaataaaatgtatgtaaataacactgagaacatgaattgtaaagtttgaaactgagtctgcaggttgtggaactatttcagtgttgaggagagtgaagttatccactttggttcaggagcctgatttttgaaaggtagtaattgttcctgaatctggtggtgtgggacccaagactcTTGGACCTCctatgacagcagcgagaagagaacatgacttaGATGGTGGGAGTTCTTTGatgaatggatgctgctttcctatgatagcactccatgtagatatgcttaaTGGTGGGGACGGCTTTTCGTGTGATGCACTGCgctgtatccactactctttgtaggCTTTTTTGCTTTTCAACGTGGCCGTACTAGGCCATGGTGcaatcagtcaggatactcttcactgtgcatctgtagaagtttatcaGAGTTTCAGATGACTTGCCGAATCTGCGCTAACTTCAAATGGCATTTGTGTTTGTTCTGTCTGAAGCAGTGTACCGTGAGATATTGCAAAGACAATTAGTATATTTTGAGTGGATCATCTGGGGAAGTGTGTTTggttggtttgttattgtcacatgtactgaggtgcagtgaaaagcttgtcttgcgctCTGTTCATAtcgatcagatcattacacagtgcattgaggcagtacaaggtaaaacaataacagtacagaataaagtgcaacagctacgGAGAACGAGCACTGCAGGCAGACAATATGGTGCAAAATCATAATGGGCAAGagcccatcttattgtactacGGAACTGTTCAGTCACCTTGAAACTGTTAAGTAGTCTTGTATCAACagtgtagaagctgtccttgagactggtcgtacatgctttcaggtttttatATCTTTTGCTTGATGGAAGGGGTAAAGTGAGAATGTCTGGGGTTGGTGGAGTTTTTGATTCTATTGGTGGTTTTACTCATACAGCGAGAAGTGCAGATAGAGTCCGTGGAAAGGAGGCTGATTTCTGTGTTAATCTTCATCCACAACTTGGCAGTTTCTTGCTGTCACaggtagagcagttgccatatcaatCTGTGGCGCATCTGGgacctgatgaagagttttgtcctgaaacatccactgtttattcctctccatagatgctgcccgacctgctgagttcctccagcattttgtgtgtgtgtgttgctctggatataaaggatctgcagaatctcttgtttattcATACACACTGATGTTTTAATCAATATTCATCTTGTGAAACTTAAGTGAGCTGAAGAGTAATCCTGCTTGTGAAGGAATATGACCTGATAACAAGTGACCACTTAGCCTTTTGTGTTTTGAGTTCAGGTTAATGGCCAAAAAGTTGGCCCATACTGGACTGGTGTTAGAAAATACGTTATGCAACTTCATCTGATTTGAGAGATTGCTCATCTCATTAGGGATGGCAGGAAGTTTCGTAATGCGCACAGACCACATGGGGCCATTCTTCGAAAACTGTAAACAAAATTAAACAGTGGAAGTATAGAGTTCACAATATGTGGAACATGTATCTTTTTAATGAACTATACATAATATACAACCTTTATATCATCACTTTTAAGGTAGGGTATTGAATATTATGACAACCATTTAATtcatggattttttaaaaaataaaactttCAGCTACCATAGCTACAAATAGATAAGGTTTCATTGTTTTTAAACCAGAATTTGTATcaaaacacgagattctgcagatgctggaaatccggagtaatatacaaaatactgaaagaactggagaggaataaagagccaatgttTGGGCAAAGACCAATAAACTGTATAATTTATATCAAAATATCCTTAAGTCCTCAACCTGAGCTGAAGCTCACTGGAACTGATTCTTAAATGGATATAAATCTGTTAATGAAATGTACAAGAATTCTGGACTGTAAATTGGACAAATTAATTGATTTTGTTTCTCCCTTTACAGGATGAATTCCTAGATGTGATCTACTGGTTTCGTCAAATAATTGCAATTATTTTGGGTGTTATCTGGGGAGTTGTTCCACTTAAAGGATTCTTGGGAATAGCAATGTAAGTCTAGATTCTGTTCATCTTCTGCTTATTTGTACAATAGGAAAATGTTTACTATTAACACAGATGCATTTAGTGCTTTTGgtttttggggttttgagttttttttCCCTTGCCACCTGCCAACTGCAACATCCTAAAGAATACATTTCAAAACTATgttgtgattttatttatttatttttggaaggAAGCTGGAATTGAACTTTCTGTCCTAGTTTTGCTAAAGTCAAATGATTGAGGTTCCAGAAGTCTTTATTTAATAAGAGAGCCATACCCACCCTTCTTTCTAATATTTAACTTCCTGTCTTCATTCATCATTCTTAACCAAGTATGCAGTAAAGGTTTCCTTTGTGACTTTAGCAGGAACTTAGAATTGTAAAAGCAGCAGTTTAACATATAAATAAAATTTTACTAttttataaaataaaaaatagGCACAGGTTATGGGTTCGGCATTGGGTTCTTCCTGACAAATGGGCTTTCAAAGAACAAAATATGTAAAATAACATACAAAAACTGCAAGTGCAGcttaacagatcaggcagcatctattgaggggaataaacagttgatgtttcatcaggattggaaaggaagcgGGGAGCAGAACAgaaggtgggagagaggggaaggaatacaagctggcaggagaGGGAGTCTGCCCAAAACATTTAactattcctccagcattttgtttgtgttcctcaagatttccagagaATGCAAAATCTTCTGTGTTTGTAAACTAACATAAATTTTGCTATGATCTGAACATTTGTCTAAGTGTTTACTGGGTTTTCTGCCTGCAGATTTTGCCTGATAAATGCCGGGATCCTATACCTCTACTTTAGCAGTTTCCAACAGGTGGATGAAGAAGAATATGGTGGAACGTGGGAACTAACAAAAGAGGGATTTATGACATCTTTTGCATTGTTTCTGGTAACTGTTCTTTATGTAATAATGTagggcagaggttcccaacctgtcgttctccttggttaatggtccggtccatggtataaaaaaggctgggaatccCTGACAAAGGGCAATCCTCTCACTAAGAGAATTGTTTAatactttaaaacactgaaacaGTTCTCTTTAAACACACCCTAAATGCTGTaagaacttggcaggccaggcagcatctagggagaagaggacagttgatgtttcgggctgagacccttcagca
This genomic window contains:
- the rab5if gene encoding uncharacterized protein RAB5IF, whose protein sequence is MSGAKSREHLVANGGLKVSVWSKVLNSNAAWEDKDEFLDVIYWFRQIIAIILGVIWGVVPLKGFLGIAIFCLINAGILYLYFSSFQQVDEEEYGGTWELTKEGFMTSFALFLVVWIIFYTAIHFD